The Burkholderia ambifaria AMMD genome has a segment encoding these proteins:
- a CDS encoding FGGY-family carbohydrate kinase produces MEYVIGVDIGTQSTKALLVDRRGTIVARRSAGYQPDTPRPLWAEQWPQVWFDAVLDCIAGCVSDARAHGVPADAIRAVCVSSLYGGSGIPVDSDMRPLHPCLIWMDRRATAEVDWVNANVNVERLRAITGNGVDSYYGFTKMLWLREQRPDVWANVRYFLPPNAYVIYLLTGEVAVDHSSAGNIGGVYDVARREWSDDALDMLGIPATMMPERLVQSTDIVGGLLSQWTEQLGLAAGTPVVAGGVDAAVATFAAGATRGGQHVAMIGTSMCWGYVNQHVDARHGLVSMPHVFNGQRDLYVFGGAITAGASVAWFRDQFCHAEIDAARLLPHGDPHVLLEQAAESVPPGADGVLFLPYLMGERSPVWDAQASGAFVGLSLAHTRAHLYRAVLEGVAFALRHNIEAGRRGTVALDDRLIVVGGAAHSALWMQIIADVTGFPVWTIEQDVEAAMGAALLAGVGAGLVSHDDAQGGWVTLVERARPDAARAHAYAARFALYTALYPALKPIMHALRTSS; encoded by the coding sequence ATGGAATACGTCATAGGCGTCGACATCGGCACGCAGAGCACCAAGGCGCTGCTCGTCGACCGGCGCGGCACGATCGTCGCGCGGCGCTCGGCCGGCTACCAGCCCGATACGCCGCGCCCGCTATGGGCCGAGCAGTGGCCGCAGGTGTGGTTCGACGCGGTGCTCGACTGCATCGCGGGCTGCGTGAGCGACGCGCGTGCGCACGGCGTGCCGGCCGATGCGATCCGCGCGGTGTGCGTGAGCAGCCTGTACGGCGGCTCGGGCATTCCGGTCGACAGCGACATGCGGCCGCTCCATCCGTGCCTGATCTGGATGGACCGGCGCGCGACCGCGGAAGTCGACTGGGTGAACGCCAACGTGAACGTCGAGCGGCTGCGCGCGATCACTGGCAACGGCGTCGACAGCTACTACGGGTTCACCAAGATGCTGTGGCTGCGCGAACAGCGCCCGGACGTGTGGGCGAACGTGCGCTATTTCCTGCCGCCGAATGCGTATGTGATCTACCTGCTGACCGGCGAGGTCGCGGTCGATCACAGTTCGGCCGGCAACATCGGCGGCGTGTATGACGTCGCGCGCCGCGAGTGGTCCGACGACGCGCTCGACATGCTCGGCATCCCGGCGACGATGATGCCCGAGCGGCTCGTCCAGTCGACCGATATCGTCGGTGGGCTGCTGTCGCAATGGACGGAGCAGCTCGGCTTGGCGGCCGGCACGCCGGTCGTCGCGGGCGGTGTCGACGCGGCCGTCGCGACCTTCGCGGCCGGCGCGACGCGCGGCGGGCAGCATGTCGCGATGATCGGTACGAGCATGTGTTGGGGCTACGTGAACCAGCACGTCGATGCGCGGCACGGGCTCGTCAGCATGCCGCACGTGTTCAACGGGCAGCGCGACCTGTACGTGTTCGGTGGCGCGATCACGGCCGGCGCGTCGGTCGCGTGGTTTCGCGACCAGTTCTGTCATGCGGAGATCGATGCGGCGAGGTTGCTGCCGCACGGCGATCCGCACGTGCTGCTCGAGCAGGCGGCCGAGAGCGTGCCGCCCGGCGCGGACGGCGTGCTGTTCTTGCCGTACCTGATGGGCGAACGCAGCCCCGTGTGGGATGCGCAGGCGAGCGGCGCGTTCGTCGGGCTGAGTCTCGCGCATACGCGTGCGCACCTGTATCGCGCCGTGCTCGAAGGCGTCGCGTTCGCACTGCGGCACAACATCGAGGCCGGGCGGCGCGGCACGGTGGCGCTGGACGATCGGTTGATCGTCGTCGGCGGCGCCGCGCATTCGGCGCTGTGGATGCAGATCATCGCGGACGTGACGGGTTTTCCGGTGTGGACGATCGAGCAGGACGTCGAAGCCGCGATGGGTGCGGCGCTGCTCGCGGGCGTCGGTGCGGGGCTCGTGTCGCACGACGACGCGCAGGGCGGCTGGGTCACGCTCGTCGAACGCGCGCGGCCCGATGCGGCGCGCGCGCATGCGTATGCGGCGCGTTTCGCACTCTATACGGCGCTGTATCCGGCACTCAAACCGATCATGCACGCACTGCGCACGTCATCATGA
- a CDS encoding ABC transporter permease encodes MNLPESSSTPSTTLAAAAGNGEAPPPRAMWTQLRRSTLFYPLVGLIVVCIAMMIASSSFLSAANLENVLRQVSINAIIAVGMTCVILTGGIDLSVGSVMALSGTLAAGLMVAGVNAVAALAIGIAVGFGFGFLNGVFVAFAGMPPIIVTLATMGIARGLALIYTGGYPIDGLPDWVAFFGSGKVLGIQAPVLIMLIVYAIAWLLLDRMPFGRYVYAIGGNEQATRLTGVRVARVKLIVYTLAGLTSALAAIVLTGRLMSGQPNAGVGFELDAIAAVVMGGTSISGGRGAILGTLVGALLLGVLNNGLNMIGVNPYVQNVIKGGIILLAIYISRERSR; translated from the coding sequence ATGAACCTGCCTGAATCTTCTTCCACGCCTTCCACGACGCTTGCGGCCGCTGCCGGAAACGGCGAGGCGCCGCCGCCGCGCGCGATGTGGACGCAGTTGCGGCGCTCGACGCTGTTTTATCCGCTCGTCGGGCTGATCGTCGTATGCATCGCGATGATGATCGCGAGCTCGAGCTTCCTGTCGGCGGCGAACCTGGAAAACGTGCTGCGCCAGGTGTCGATCAACGCGATCATCGCGGTCGGCATGACCTGCGTGATCTTGACGGGCGGGATCGACCTGTCGGTCGGCTCGGTGATGGCGTTGTCCGGCACGCTCGCGGCCGGGCTGATGGTGGCCGGCGTCAACGCCGTCGCCGCGCTCGCGATCGGTATCGCGGTGGGCTTCGGGTTCGGCTTCCTGAACGGCGTGTTTGTCGCGTTCGCGGGGATGCCGCCGATCATCGTCACGCTCGCGACGATGGGCATCGCGCGCGGCCTCGCGCTCATCTATACGGGCGGCTATCCGATCGACGGGCTGCCCGACTGGGTCGCGTTCTTCGGCAGCGGCAAGGTGCTCGGCATCCAGGCGCCCGTGCTGATCATGCTGATCGTCTATGCGATCGCGTGGCTGCTGCTCGATCGGATGCCGTTCGGCCGCTATGTGTATGCGATCGGCGGCAACGAGCAGGCGACGCGCTTGACCGGCGTGCGCGTCGCGCGCGTGAAGCTGATCGTCTATACGCTGGCCGGGCTCACGTCCGCGCTCGCCGCGATCGTGCTGACCGGGCGCCTGATGAGCGGACAGCCGAACGCAGGCGTCGGCTTCGAGCTCGATGCGATCGCGGCCGTCGTGATGGGCGGCACGTCGATCTCGGGCGGGCGCGGCGCGATTCTCGGCACGCTCGTCGGTGCGCTGCTGCTCGGCGTGCTCAACAACGGACTGAACATGATCGGCGTGAACCCGTATGTGCAGAACGTGATCAAGGGCGGAATCATCCTGCTTGCGATCTATATCAGCCGCGAACGATCGCGGTAA
- a CDS encoding erythritol/L-threitol dehydrogenase, producing the protein MTTPEAQPRMTAVVCHGPEDYRVEQVAKPHAGANELVIRIAACGICASDCKCYTGAKMFWGGPNPWVKAPVIPGHEFFGYVEALGDGAAEHFGVAPGDRVIAEQIVPCGKCRYCKSGQYWMCEVHNIFGFQREVADGGMAEYMRIPPTAIVHKIPLGVSLEDAAIIEPLSCAIHTVNRGDLQLDDVVVIAGAGPLGLMMTQVAHLKTPKKLVVIDLLDERLDLARQYGADVTINPTRDDAREIVRALTDGYGCDVYIETTGAPVGVNQGLELIRKLGRFVEFSVFGEDTTVDWSIIGDRKELDVRGAHLGPYCYPVAIDLLARGLVTSKGIVTHGFALEDWDDAIRIAKSPESIKVLLKPAR; encoded by the coding sequence ATGACGACACCCGAAGCCCAGCCGCGCATGACCGCGGTGGTTTGCCACGGCCCCGAGGATTACCGCGTCGAACAGGTCGCGAAGCCGCATGCGGGCGCAAACGAACTCGTGATCCGCATCGCCGCGTGCGGGATCTGCGCGAGCGACTGCAAGTGCTATACCGGCGCGAAGATGTTCTGGGGCGGCCCGAATCCGTGGGTGAAGGCGCCCGTGATTCCCGGCCATGAATTCTTCGGCTACGTGGAAGCGCTCGGCGACGGCGCGGCGGAGCATTTCGGCGTCGCGCCGGGCGACCGCGTGATCGCCGAGCAGATCGTGCCGTGCGGCAAGTGCCGCTACTGCAAGTCGGGCCAGTACTGGATGTGCGAAGTGCACAACATCTTCGGTTTCCAGCGCGAAGTCGCCGACGGCGGGATGGCCGAGTACATGCGCATTCCGCCGACCGCGATCGTCCACAAGATTCCGCTCGGCGTGTCGCTCGAGGATGCGGCGATCATCGAGCCGCTGTCGTGCGCGATCCATACCGTGAACCGTGGCGACCTCCAGCTCGACGATGTCGTCGTGATCGCCGGCGCAGGCCCGCTCGGGCTGATGATGACGCAGGTCGCGCACCTGAAGACGCCGAAGAAGCTCGTCGTGATCGACCTGCTCGACGAACGGCTCGACCTTGCGCGGCAATATGGCGCTGACGTAACGATCAACCCGACGCGCGACGATGCGCGCGAGATCGTCCGCGCGCTGACCGACGGCTACGGCTGCGACGTGTACATCGAGACGACCGGTGCACCGGTCGGCGTGAACCAGGGGCTGGAGCTGATCCGCAAGCTCGGCCGCTTCGTCGAGTTCAGCGTGTTCGGCGAGGATACGACCGTCGACTGGTCGATCATCGGCGATCGCAAGGAGCTCGACGTGCGCGGCGCGCACCTGGGGCCGTACTGTTATCCGGTCGCGATCGACCTGCTTGCGCGCGGGCTCGTCACGTCGAAGGGCATCGTCACGCATGGCTTCGCGCTGGAGGACTGGGACGACGCGATCCGCATCGCGAAATCGCCCGAATCGATCAAGGTGCTGCTGAAGCCGGCTCGTTGA
- a CDS encoding SDR family oxidoreductase, with the protein MKTRFDFSGSRVLVTGASSGIGRACAVALAHAGARVVAAGRDAAALDVLAGEIACDILRVDIGADEQAIDAALAAYDAFDALVNCAGIASLEPALEVSAEHFDRVMAVNARGAALVARAVARKMIARDGRGAVRARGSIVNVSSQAALVGLPEHLSYCASKAALDAITRVLCIELGAHGIRVNSVNPTVTLTPMAQFAWSDPETRAPMLAAIPLGRFAEPDEVVEPILFLLSDAASMISGVSLAIDGGYTAR; encoded by the coding sequence ATGAAGACGCGATTCGATTTCAGCGGTTCACGGGTGCTCGTCACCGGCGCGTCGAGCGGGATCGGGCGCGCATGCGCGGTTGCGCTGGCGCATGCGGGCGCACGGGTCGTCGCGGCGGGGCGCGATGCGGCCGCGCTTGACGTGCTGGCCGGCGAAATCGCCTGCGATATCTTGCGCGTCGATATCGGCGCCGATGAACAGGCGATCGATGCGGCGCTTGCCGCGTACGACGCGTTCGATGCGCTCGTCAATTGCGCGGGCATCGCGTCGCTCGAGCCGGCGCTCGAGGTCAGCGCCGAGCACTTCGATCGCGTGATGGCCGTCAATGCGCGTGGCGCTGCGCTCGTCGCACGGGCCGTCGCGCGGAAGATGATCGCGCGCGACGGGCGGGGCGCCGTGCGTGCGCGTGGCAGCATCGTCAACGTATCGAGCCAGGCGGCGCTCGTCGGCTTGCCGGAGCATCTGAGCTATTGCGCGTCGAAGGCGGCGCTCGACGCGATTACGCGCGTGCTGTGCATCGAACTTGGCGCGCACGGGATTCGTGTGAACAGCGTGAACCCGACCGTCACGCTCACGCCGATGGCGCAATTCGCGTGGAGCGACCCGGAAACGCGCGCGCCGATGCTCGCGGCGATTCCGCTCGGGCGCTTCGCGGAGCCGGACGAGGTGGTCGAGCCGATCCTGTTCCTGCTGAGCGACGCGGCGTCGATGATCAGCGGGGTGTCG